A window of Hyperolius riggenbachi isolate aHypRig1 chromosome 1, aHypRig1.pri, whole genome shotgun sequence contains these coding sequences:
- the LOC137568480 gene encoding zinc finger BED domain-containing protein 4-like, with product MWKHLKAKHLSKFQELKGTRSPSPVLPPASPSTSSPLSVSADLASEDNDDPAPDEVASVDSPASMCSPAPSPGPAESSFTQSPFKLPPVKRKIVPPPSNQWTMAAFLDKTQSFKPGDKRAKTVTRLVAEMICKDNQPLSIVEDRGFRKLLNHLEPRYVIPSRKHLAEKVIPLMYEEVKTKVEDLLGKTNFIGLTTDMWTSTSCDDYLSLTVHFLDENFQYHHLCLECIPFPEVSHTASAIETFITTTLKDWNLSQKVVCVMRDNGPNVVAALQRSPFHHLPCLAHTFQLVLKDGLLNKTEIKDIMSSCRSIVGHYKHSSKAMKTLRSAQAKLNTKPRRLIQDEPTRWNSQLHMLARLMEQKQAVLLSASDLNFQVDLTARQWTVIEEVIRILDVFDKATFVASSSQVTISEIIPLVNSTIRALQTFKSSVGSVQGFRNDLLASMRRRYHSVESEKFYALATLLDPRFKGNVFFNRENLDAAKSTLAIEITDLSMQVEDADLCTSTQGLVRDTSQTSTEQQGGHSMWSYYSQLMVPSSNSSEQSCRLSPEEEINAYLAEPLLQPSSDIFKYWKENKKYQNLRKLSKKFLITPPSTVISERLFSTSGNIVDRKRSRLDPERVRMLVFLNKNLP from the coding sequence ATGTGGAAACATTTGAAAGCCAAGCATTTGTCTAAATTTCAGGAACTGAAAGGTACACGGTCACCATCGCCAGTATTGCCTCCAGCTTCACCATCAACCTCAAGCCCTCTGTCGGTCAGTGCAGATTTAGCAAGTGAAGACAACGACGACCCAGCCCCAGATGAAGTAGCTTCTGTTGATAGTCCTGCATCAATGTGTAGTCCAGCTCCTAGTCCAGGACCAGCAGAGTCATCTTTTACACAAAGTCCATTCAAATTACCCCCAGTGAAACGCAAAATAGTACCACCACCTTCCAACCAATGGACTATGGCAGCTTTTCTTGATAAAACGCAAAGTTTTAAACCTGGAGACAAAAGAGCTAAAACAGTTACAAGGTTAGTTGCTGAAATGATCTGCAAAGATAACCAACCGCTATCCATAGTAGAGGATAGAGGTTTCAGAAAGTTGTTAAACCACCTAGAGCCAAGATATGTCATCCCAAGCAGGAAACACTTGGCAGAAAAGGTAATTCCACTGATGTATGAAGAGGTAAAGACAAAAGTTGAGGACCTTCTAGGAAAAACCAATTTTATTGGACTCACAACAGACATGTGGACATCTACGTCTTGTGATGACTACCTCAGTTTGACAGTACACTTCTTAGATGAAAACTTTCAGTATCATCACTTGTGCTTGGAATGTATTCCCTTTCCTGAGGTTTCACATACAGCATCTGCAATTGAAACTTTCATTACCACTACTCTGAAAGATTGGAATCTGTCACAAAAAGTTGTGTGTGTCATGAGAGACAATGGTCCTAATGTGGTAGCAGCTTTACAGCGCAGTCCATTTCACCATTTGCCTTGCCTGGCTCATACCTTCCAATTAGTTCTAAAAGATGGTTTGCTGAACAAGACTGAAATTAAAGATATTATGTCATCCTGTCGGAGCATTGTAGGACATTACAAACACTCTTCTAAAGCCATGAAGACCTTAAGATCTGCTCAAGCCAAGTTAAATACAAAACCTCGTCGTCTGATACAAGACGAACCAACTAGATGGAACTCTCAGCTTCACATGCTAGCTCGTCTCATGGAACAAAAGCAAGCTGTTTTACTGTCTGCTTCAGACCTAAATTTTCAGGTAGATCTTACTGCTCGGCAGTGGACAGTTATAGAAGAAGTGATAAGAATTCTAGATGTCTTTGATAAAGCAACTTTTGTGGCCAGTTCAAGCCAAGTCACAATATCCGAAATAATACCTTTAGTGAATAGTACTATTCGTGCATTGCAGACCTTCAAATCCAGTGTTGGATCTGTACAGGGATTTCGCAATGATTTGCTCGCATCTATGAGAAGGCGCTATCACTCTGTAGAGTCAGAAAAATTCTATGCTCTTGCTACCCTACTGGATCCCCGATTcaagggaaatgttttttttaacagagaaaatctggATGCAGCTAAATCAACGTTGGCCATTGAAATTACTGATTTGAGTATGCAAGTCGAGGATGCTGATCTTTGTACATCAACACAAGGACTAGTAAGAGACACCAGTCAAACATCAACAGAACAACAAGGAGGTCATAGTATGTGGAGCTACTACTCTCAACTGATGGTACCATCTTCCAACAGCAGTGAGCAGAGTTGCCGTCTATCCCCGGAGGAAGAAATTAATGCCTACCTAGCAGAACCACTGCTTCAACCATCCTCTGATATTTTCAAATACTGGAAGGAAAACAAAAAATATCAGAATCTGAGAAAACTCTCTAAAAAGTTCTTAATCACACCACCTTCAACTGTAATCTCAGAAAGACTATTCAGCACATCTGGCAATATAGTTGATAGGAAACGGAGTAGATTGGACCCAGAGCGAGTTCGTATGCTAGTTTTCCTGAACAAAAATCTTCCTTGA